One genomic region from Leptospira tipperaryensis encodes:
- a CDS encoding TolC family protein: MKKIFTLLILLILQPILPEESKTASSPSNGEQPSLGIPATSTQSENPIQAEAPNGIPIEFNLDLKTAEEKLWRNNLLLLASRFNIDARKAGIEQAGLYANPNIFIDQSIFAEPTQRYFDFTRSGQTVVQIQQLFLLGGKIGKRVRVAELNARMSEQEFYDLARGLVTKLRKLFYAIYYYRQAITFYDQSLEALGRTVSSAEMGYKRRAILQAEVLRLKALYFFLKKEREDLNIRILEREADLRVLLNDDSLRSSDVKIVPQINEDHLDFLEPAKLKRDELLELARNKRPDLKKAIQALRYEEANLELQHANAIPDLAFGPMYNRGGTAFQNYWGVTAQLNIPIFDRNQGNIKASEKAILSKKQELKNTLLEVENEVAVSIETARVKDNLYRKFRNTYTKEYLDLSKDMILSYEKRYITILEFADFFETYRSSVVEMLKLQTDRMDAIEGINFSVGQGILIPKLSEPIPVTNPKKED; this comes from the coding sequence ATGAAAAAGATTTTCACGCTCTTAATTCTGCTCATACTGCAACCCATTCTTCCGGAAGAATCCAAAACGGCTTCTTCTCCTTCGAATGGGGAGCAACCAAGCCTTGGGATTCCGGCCACCTCCACTCAGTCGGAGAATCCGATTCAGGCCGAGGCGCCGAATGGAATCCCGATCGAGTTCAACTTGGATCTCAAAACCGCAGAAGAAAAGCTCTGGAGAAACAACCTCCTTTTGCTCGCTTCTCGTTTTAATATCGACGCGCGCAAAGCGGGAATCGAACAAGCGGGACTCTACGCAAACCCGAACATCTTTATCGATCAGAGTATCTTTGCGGAACCGACTCAGAGATACTTCGACTTCACTCGTTCCGGACAGACCGTTGTTCAAATTCAACAATTGTTTTTACTCGGCGGTAAGATCGGAAAACGGGTTCGTGTCGCGGAACTAAACGCTCGTATGAGCGAACAAGAATTCTACGATCTCGCACGCGGTCTCGTCACCAAATTGAGAAAACTTTTTTACGCGATCTATTACTATCGTCAGGCGATTACGTTTTACGATCAGAGTTTGGAAGCCCTCGGTAGAACCGTTTCCTCCGCCGAAATGGGTTACAAAAGAAGAGCGATCCTACAAGCGGAAGTCCTTCGTCTCAAGGCACTTTATTTCTTTCTCAAAAAAGAAAGAGAAGATTTGAATATTCGAATTTTGGAAAGAGAAGCGGATTTAAGAGTTTTGTTAAACGACGATTCTCTGAGAAGTTCGGACGTAAAAATCGTTCCGCAGATCAATGAAGACCATTTGGACTTTTTGGAACCCGCAAAGTTAAAACGGGACGAACTTTTGGAACTCGCAAGAAACAAAAGACCCGATCTCAAAAAAGCGATCCAAGCCCTTCGTTACGAAGAAGCCAACCTGGAATTGCAACACGCGAACGCGATTCCCGATCTCGCTTTTGGTCCGATGTACAACCGGGGTGGAACTGCCTTTCAAAACTATTGGGGGGTCACGGCTCAGTTGAACATTCCTATCTTTGATAGAAATCAGGGAAACATCAAGGCTTCGGAAAAAGCGATTCTTTCCAAAAAGCAGGAACTCAAAAACACTCTTTTGGAAGTGGAAAACGAAGTCGCAGTCTCCATTGAAACCGCGAGAGTCAAAGACAATCTCTATCGCAAATTTAGAAATACCTACACCAAGGAATATTTGGATCTTTCGAAAGACATGATTCTTAGTTATGAAAAACGTTATATTACGATTTTGGAATTTGCCGATTTTTTTGAAACCTATCGTTCCAGCGTCGTTGAAATGCTAAAACTGCAAACGGATCGTATGGACGCGATCGAGGGGATCAACTTCTCGGTCGGGCAGGGGATTCTTATCCCGAAACTTTCGGAACCCATACCCGTAACGAATCCAAAGAAGGAAGACTGA
- a CDS encoding efflux RND transporter periplasmic adaptor subunit, whose product MKLPFTKRTTFVLGIAAIIAVVSLAILGLSKRGKPTIHPPSKAIVHDKGEWIEFKENSPGLEIIKTAQIGKEGEFVEVEAPARLIASSSPSMSGGEKIILFESADLNDLYVGYIHSKNSLNRSRKNLERIKDMFKHRVATEKDLIEAETESENDAAELAEFEGKLRAVGLNPAELRNASALSAWIICDVPESQLQSLKKGKKVKLKFSSFPETAWTGTAEALGDNVDPTTRTVKVRILVRNEGYVLKPGMFATVRFPEDRKGDTVVIPFTSVITVESRSYVFVEESPREFYKREVILGTSGEERVTVVEGLAKGDRVVVEGTILLKGLSFGF is encoded by the coding sequence ATGAAATTACCTTTTACTAAACGCACAACATTCGTTCTTGGAATCGCCGCTATCATCGCCGTCGTTTCCCTCGCGATCCTCGGACTTTCCAAACGAGGAAAGCCGACGATTCATCCTCCGAGTAAAGCTATCGTTCACGACAAGGGAGAATGGATCGAATTTAAGGAAAACAGTCCCGGATTAGAGATTATAAAAACGGCTCAGATCGGTAAAGAAGGAGAATTCGTGGAAGTCGAGGCTCCGGCTCGTTTGATCGCTTCTTCTTCTCCCTCTATGAGCGGCGGTGAAAAGATTATTCTTTTTGAATCTGCGGATCTAAACGATCTGTATGTTGGTTATATTCATTCTAAAAATAGCCTGAACCGTTCTCGTAAAAATTTGGAACGGATCAAGGACATGTTCAAACATAGGGTCGCGACCGAAAAAGATCTGATCGAAGCGGAGACGGAATCCGAAAACGACGCGGCCGAACTCGCAGAATTTGAAGGGAAACTCCGCGCGGTCGGTTTGAATCCAGCAGAACTCAGAAACGCGAGCGCACTCAGCGCTTGGATCATCTGCGACGTTCCGGAATCGCAACTGCAAAGCCTGAAAAAAGGAAAAAAAGTAAAACTCAAATTTTCCAGCTTTCCGGAAACCGCTTGGACGGGAACCGCCGAGGCTTTGGGAGACAACGTGGATCCCACAACTCGAACGGTGAAAGTTAGAATCCTTGTGCGCAACGAAGGTTACGTTTTGAAACCCGGGATGTTTGCGACGGTCCGTTTTCCGGAAGATAGAAAGGGCGATACGGTAGTCATTCCGTTCACCTCCGTAATCACCGTGGAAAGCAGAAGTTATGTTTTTGTGGAAGAATCTCCTCGCGAGTTTTACAAAAGAGAAGTGATCTTGGGAACTTCCGGCGAGGAAAGAGTTACCGTTGTAGAAGGCCTTGCCAAGGGCGATCGAGTCGTCGTGGAAGGAACCATTCTTCTCAAGGGACTCAGCTTCGGATTCTAA
- a CDS encoding efflux RND transporter permease subunit, whose amino-acid sequence MIRNLIEVVLRYRIATLAATIASILFGTWAWIDIRKEAYSDIADTQVRLIAKFPGKAAVEVEERVTIPIERVLNAIPKVAVRRSRTINGLVVFQFVFEDGTDDYFARTRLLERVRDADIPAEVEPSLGPMSSPVGEIFRYVVESSANHTPMELRTIQDWVIMPKMLQIPGIADVVTFGGLPKQYHVVTTPDKLIRYKLTINDVISAIQQNNLNTGGNLLLQGEQGFPIRSLGAIRDPKHIENIVVKTVNGVPVFIRDLGTVEISHPIPSGVLGYTVQNDQEGLIDVDSSVQGLVAIRRWGDPNIMGERIKARVKEINENYLPDGVQMRTTYDRTDLVNYTLRTIGKTLVEGVIVVSLVLIFFIGSVKASMVVVATIPFAMLFAFLMMNLTGIPASLLSLGAIDFGIIVDGAVIMVENIMRRYRDASSSDKTKGIIRFTVDAASEVGTEIIFSILIIVLAYLPIFSFERIEGRLFKPMAFTISFAILGALIFAMTAIPVMMSYIYRNYFESANPGPIEWHNPIYEWVEHKYARLIEYLVERSKRVVTICFSVVGTLLVIGGLSLGTEFLPEMDEGGFNLRIFFPVGISLPESRKFIPKIRQMIYKNEQVNVVISQLGRNDDGTDPLPPNRLEVLVGLKDYDDWKEKITKQELLLRMRNDLEAGLPGARVSFSQPIMDNLSEAIMGTIADLAVFVSGNDLKIMRQIGDEILEIVKDMKGASEYGIEQEADSSQLTIRIDREAAARFGINVSDIQQMVEAAIGMQRIDTLYEGPSDIPPKIPARFGIVVRFSKDYRTSQRAIENMPIISPKGERIPLSEVAQVTLEEGPTMIFRQEGRRTVTVRTNIRGRDQGGFVAELQNRIKQKVKLPDGYEVRYGGQYENLSRVGTRLMMVIPVTIAIIFAVLYLLYKNFKYVYVALACLPLSLVGGIYALLLRGYYFNVSGGVGFISLFGIATMSGVLFVSRTNHILAEDDDLSVREAVKKAAVIQLRPMLMTMLLALLGLIPATLASGVGSDVQRPLATVIVGGLFSALFLVLTVLPSLYLILVGERKTYGVQKKSNEPLEPYSYLDQYTIEEYEEEEITLPKSNGKKKASLVKDKKGKASSSSKPKRK is encoded by the coding sequence ATGATTCGTAATTTAATTGAAGTTGTACTTCGTTACCGTATAGCCACTCTCGCCGCGACGATCGCTTCCATCCTTTTCGGAACCTGGGCTTGGATTGATATTAGAAAAGAAGCATATTCTGATATCGCGGACACTCAGGTGCGCTTGATCGCTAAGTTTCCGGGTAAGGCGGCAGTGGAAGTGGAAGAGCGAGTCACGATTCCGATTGAAAGGGTCTTGAATGCGATCCCGAAAGTCGCCGTGAGAAGATCGAGAACGATCAACGGTCTCGTCGTATTTCAGTTCGTTTTTGAAGACGGAACCGACGATTATTTTGCAAGGACGAGACTTCTGGAAAGGGTTCGTGATGCGGACATTCCTGCGGAAGTGGAACCTTCGCTCGGACCGATGAGTTCTCCCGTCGGAGAAATCTTTCGATACGTTGTGGAATCGAGCGCGAACCACACTCCGATGGAACTCAGAACGATCCAAGACTGGGTGATCATGCCTAAGATGTTACAGATCCCCGGGATCGCGGACGTCGTCACCTTCGGAGGTTTGCCGAAACAATACCACGTAGTCACAACTCCGGATAAGTTGATTCGTTACAAACTCACGATCAACGACGTAATCAGCGCGATTCAACAAAACAACCTGAACACGGGTGGAAACCTTCTCTTACAAGGGGAACAAGGATTTCCGATTCGTTCCTTGGGTGCGATCCGAGATCCGAAACATATCGAGAACATCGTAGTCAAAACCGTAAACGGGGTTCCCGTTTTTATTCGCGATTTAGGAACCGTTGAAATTTCACATCCGATTCCGAGCGGCGTCCTCGGTTATACCGTCCAGAACGATCAGGAAGGCCTGATCGACGTGGATTCTTCCGTTCAGGGTCTTGTCGCCATTCGAAGATGGGGTGATCCGAATATTATGGGAGAAAGAATCAAAGCTCGAGTCAAAGAGATCAACGAGAACTATCTTCCTGACGGGGTTCAGATGAGAACCACGTATGACCGTACCGATCTTGTGAACTACACGTTACGCACCATTGGTAAAACTTTGGTGGAGGGGGTCATAGTCGTAAGTTTGGTTTTGATCTTCTTTATTGGAAGTGTAAAGGCTTCGATGGTCGTGGTTGCTACGATTCCGTTTGCGATGCTTTTTGCATTTTTGATGATGAATCTTACCGGAATTCCTGCCAGCTTACTTTCGTTAGGCGCTATCGATTTTGGAATCATAGTGGACGGCGCGGTGATCATGGTCGAGAATATCATGCGCCGTTACCGCGACGCGTCTTCTTCGGATAAGACAAAAGGAATCATTCGATTTACGGTGGACGCGGCTTCGGAGGTGGGAACCGAGATCATATTCTCCATTTTGATCATCGTACTTGCCTATCTTCCGATTTTCTCTTTTGAAAGAATCGAAGGACGTCTTTTTAAACCCATGGCGTTTACGATTTCTTTTGCGATCTTGGGCGCTTTGATTTTTGCTATGACCGCGATTCCAGTGATGATGTCCTATATCTATCGGAATTATTTCGAATCCGCAAATCCGGGACCGATCGAATGGCACAATCCGATCTACGAATGGGTGGAACATAAATACGCGAGACTGATCGAATATCTTGTAGAAAGATCGAAGAGGGTCGTAACGATTTGTTTTTCAGTAGTAGGCACGTTACTCGTTATTGGTGGGTTATCGCTTGGAACCGAGTTTCTACCCGAAATGGACGAAGGCGGTTTTAACTTAAGAATTTTCTTTCCCGTAGGAATCTCCTTACCGGAATCCAGAAAGTTTATTCCGAAAATCAGACAGATGATCTATAAGAATGAACAGGTCAACGTAGTAATATCTCAGCTCGGAAGAAACGACGACGGAACGGATCCGCTTCCTCCGAACCGACTGGAAGTCCTCGTGGGTTTAAAAGACTACGACGACTGGAAGGAAAAGATCACCAAACAGGAATTACTTCTCAGAATGAGAAACGATCTGGAAGCGGGGCTTCCGGGTGCAAGAGTGAGTTTTTCGCAACCGATCATGGATAACCTTTCCGAGGCGATCATGGGAACGATCGCGGATCTCGCCGTTTTCGTATCCGGAAACGACTTGAAGATAATGCGACAGATTGGGGATGAAATTCTCGAGATCGTAAAAGATATGAAGGGCGCGAGTGAATATGGAATCGAACAGGAAGCCGACAGTTCTCAGTTGACGATTCGAATCGATCGAGAAGCCGCAGCCCGTTTTGGAATCAACGTGAGCGATATCCAACAAATGGTGGAAGCCGCGATCGGGATGCAAAGAATCGACACCCTCTACGAAGGACCTTCGGACATTCCTCCAAAGATTCCGGCCCGTTTCGGGATCGTAGTCCGATTTTCAAAAGACTACAGAACTTCTCAGAGAGCGATCGAAAACATGCCGATCATTTCTCCCAAAGGAGAAAGGATTCCTCTTTCTGAAGTCGCACAGGTGACTTTAGAAGAAGGGCCGACGATGATCTTTCGCCAAGAGGGAAGAAGGACCGTCACCGTTCGAACCAACATCCGAGGAAGAGACCAGGGTGGTTTTGTCGCCGAGTTGCAAAATCGAATAAAACAAAAAGTCAAACTCCCCGACGGTTACGAAGTTCGGTACGGAGGGCAGTATGAAAACCTTTCTCGAGTAGGAACCCGTCTTATGATGGTGATTCCGGTTACGATCGCGATCATATTTGCGGTTCTTTATCTACTTTATAAAAACTTTAAGTATGTCTACGTGGCTCTCGCTTGTTTGCCTCTTTCTCTTGTGGGAGGAATTTATGCGCTTCTGCTTCGAGGTTATTACTTCAACGTTTCCGGAGGCGTGGGATTTATTTCCCTTTTCGGAATCGCGACGATGTCGGGGGTTCTATTCGTCTCGAGGACCAATCATATCTTAGCGGAAGACGACGACCTCAGTGTCAGAGAAGCTGTGAAGAAGGCAGCGGTGATCCAGCTTCGGCCTATGCTCATGACGATGCTTTTGGCGCTTCTAGGTCTGATTCCGGCTACGCTGGCTTCCGGAGTCGGATCCGACGTTCAAAGACCTCTGGCAACCGTGATCGTGGGCGGTCTGTTCTCGGCGCTTTTCTTGGTCCTAACGGTGCTTCCTTCTCTTTACCTGATTTTAGTAGGAGAAAGAAAAACTTACGGAGTTCAGAAGAAGTCGAATGAACCTTTGGAACCATATTCTTATTTGGATCAATATACGATCGAAGAGTACGAGGAAGAGGAAATAACTTTGCCAAAATCGAATGGGAAAAAGAAAGCTTCCTTGGTAAAGGATAAGAAGGGGAAGGCGAGTTCTTCCAGTAAGCCGAAGAGAAAATAA
- a CDS encoding outer membrane beta-barrel protein: MRIKTLSLVASVLCLVGTSQVFAQTGKKPAAEAAVAPAPAKAAEPEDKKWYDQVEFSGFVDVYYMYNLNPKQGNDIDSTRAFETNNKNFAVNAAALTVQKAAEKSSPWGFRVDFQNGLNNPYQENPYTQNNATYNYNMLKQAYISMYFPVLKGMTLDVGKMATHIGYEVLESMSNPNYSIGAIFQNTIPFIHTGARLTTQFTDKWAGTVYIYNSGIGTGYTSPQTTIGDPTKNAAFASSKNFLLEGATERKAVGTQIKGQLIEDKLSITWNTLYSSDNAGARVDPTKAALATELATALGDPNIGKYNVSNPQRAKYDKDYWFMNHAILSITPTDKITIDLDYTWSEKSGSLANNGLDQKRYNVDGTGSEVFNKDTLFYGLNNKRDVKTTYKAYGIFAKFKINEAWGVNVRAEYIDDKHNNGALTTFNPFMGANTYLSDYKKATDAAIADAVVAALAANPTTGAYGITQAQVLQAMSDDYKDYSGTRNAGQYKTFTVTPVWNFTENLLIKLDLRRDWATGKQFVNQSGEKSDHQYGLTLGVVAKF; encoded by the coding sequence ATGAGAATAAAAACATTAAGCCTCGTTGCTTCTGTCCTCTGCCTTGTAGGAACTTCCCAAGTCTTTGCCCAGACTGGGAAAAAGCCTGCAGCAGAAGCGGCAGTAGCACCCGCGCCGGCCAAAGCGGCCGAGCCAGAAGATAAGAAATGGTATGATCAGGTTGAGTTTTCCGGGTTTGTTGACGTGTATTACATGTACAACCTGAACCCGAAACAAGGAAATGATATCGATTCCACCCGTGCCTTCGAGACCAATAACAAGAACTTCGCAGTGAATGCTGCGGCGCTTACAGTTCAAAAGGCTGCTGAGAAAAGTTCTCCTTGGGGATTTCGGGTCGATTTTCAAAACGGTTTAAACAACCCTTATCAAGAAAACCCTTACACTCAGAATAACGCTACTTACAACTACAATATGCTAAAACAAGCATATATAAGTATGTATTTTCCAGTGCTCAAAGGGATGACTTTGGACGTAGGTAAAATGGCTACGCATATCGGTTACGAGGTTCTCGAATCCATGAGTAACCCGAACTACTCGATAGGGGCCATCTTCCAAAACACGATCCCTTTCATTCACACCGGTGCACGCTTGACCACACAGTTTACGGATAAATGGGCTGGAACCGTTTATATCTACAACAGTGGAATAGGTACCGGTTATACATCACCGCAGACCACAATCGGAGATCCGACAAAGAATGCAGCGTTTGCTTCCTCCAAGAACTTCCTTTTAGAAGGAGCTACCGAACGAAAAGCAGTAGGTACCCAGATAAAAGGTCAATTGATCGAAGATAAACTCTCGATTACTTGGAATACTTTGTATTCCAGTGATAACGCCGGAGCTCGTGTAGATCCAACGAAAGCAGCTTTAGCTACAGAATTAGCAACTGCTCTTGGAGATCCTAACATCGGAAAATACAATGTTTCCAATCCACAAAGAGCGAAATACGACAAAGACTACTGGTTCATGAACCATGCAATCTTGTCGATTACTCCGACTGATAAGATCACAATTGACTTAGACTATACTTGGAGTGAAAAATCCGGAAGTCTTGCAAACAATGGCTTGGATCAAAAACGTTACAACGTCGATGGAACTGGCTCGGAAGTTTTCAACAAGGATACCCTTTTCTACGGTTTAAACAATAAACGCGACGTCAAAACTACCTACAAAGCTTATGGTATTTTTGCTAAGTTTAAAATCAACGAAGCTTGGGGTGTGAACGTCCGTGCCGAGTATATCGACGATAAACACAACAACGGCGCTTTGACAACTTTCAATCCTTTCATGGGAGCGAATACTTATCTGAGCGATTACAAAAAAGCGACCGATGCAGCGATTGCAGACGCAGTAGTAGCGGCATTAGCCGCAAACCCTACTACCGGAGCGTATGGAATTACCCAAGCGCAAGTTTTACAAGCAATGAGCGACGATTACAAGGATTACAGTGGAACAAGAAACGCAGGACAATACAAAACTTTTACTGTAACTCCTGTGTGGAACTTTACCGAAAACTTGTTAATCAAACTCGATTTGCGTAGAGACTGGGCGACCGGTAAACAATTCGTAAATCAAAGCGGTGAGAAATCAGATCACCAGTACGGTTTGACTTTAGGTGTTGTTGCGAAGTTCTAA